ACCCCTTGGGATTCACAAATAAGCACCATCCTACTGAAGTCAGACatttcacaccacacacagGGTGGAGTGTGACGTAGGATGGTCAAGGGGGCTGGACAGAGCAGTGTGTACTCTCTAGTTTCATCATTTTTGGCattgtaaaataattattacatttattctaTTGCCTAGAGCAGGGCTTCTAAAAGTGTGGTCTGTGGGCTGAGGATCTTTGCTTTGGCCTGCCATGAAGTTACCCTAACCCCACCTCCTCACTCAATGAAAGAACAGATATATTTCTACTGTGTAGAACTTGTTAAATTCTTATTTTCCCCCATAAAGTTGTGTTTAGGCATTTTAGAAACAAAATAAgctgtaatttatttaaatacattttaaatcctGCATACTTTATTTGTATTTCCACCAGGTAGAACagtaaaaaacacttttctttttGCCCCCTGCAGAGTATATTAGTGTCTCGAAcataatatgtatttttattataactGTTGTGAAATATTAGGATGAAACTCTGACATACTACTCAAAAACTATTTTATGAAAGCAAAGTGAATAGTAGTAAGTtaattatttcaagatactaagcgattatttcaagatacaaaaaagtagaagtccttactctagacctccacttgagtaaaagtacaaaagtatttaattatgactttaatgtcctgttatcatttttataaccagactggcttcatgaactcatttcaggtgaaaatcctccagcgtctctcttggtaaaccagtcttttaatagaacgttaTTAATTaatgacgctgacgtctattaaaatgatcataagcacaaaacactgaaggtaaacagtttccatcagggagaaccgagtggctctgaaatcacttttacacacaagcaaagtttcagtttaagattacttgtaaattagttacaagctgaataaaaactggctttaaactcaggatcacaaataagttttcctttactgtactgatctgtaggcctctgttcataaacataaactaactgaaactaatttactataaaatgaaagtgtttgtatgaattcagaaaacaagaaacacgccagtcacgactgcatgtgtggacatatttctatattgtggtctatttacacaaagttaggttagttcatcatttaggtcgaCATacatgctcccaaatttttatgctgctgcactgatgttgaaccatgtgctgcactgggtaggtatgaccaacaggtcaaatcaagctcagaacaaagtgaccactgtgccctgattggtgctcttgctttgcacttcttttgttttgacatgtttttatacacacagaaaccaaaaggaacgacagatttcacaaaatgtagtggagtaaaaagtgagatatttgagtttgaaatgtagtggagtgaaagaaaaaagtcgcccaaaaaggaaatacttaagtaaagtacagatacacgaaaaaactacttaagtacagtaatgaattacatttacttagttactgtccaccactgattttcaataagtcattattcccacatagtaagtcaatattttgagccaaagtcattatttcaacacaATAAGTCAATGTTTTGATAAAATAAGTCACAATTTCAACACAGCAAGTCAGTATTGTGagaaaaataagtcattatttcaagatgcTAAGTCAAACTTTTGAGGAACTGCTCTTCTAAATGGACttccataatttttttttatctagacTTCTTTTCTGGTCCTCATAAACATTGCACTTTCCCTCACCTCACCCCCATAAGGCAAAAGTCTTGGCACCCCGGTCTGCTGCATCACATGTGAAGGGAACGCGCCCACTCAGCAGAAGCGACCCTCAGTGTGAGGGCTGATGGAGGGCTTCTCTGTCATTAGTTCCTGAGAAAACAACCGCCCAAAATCTTTATTAAAAACGCAACAGCCAGCCAGACACCCACTTCCCTGAACCGTACACTCAGCTCACGGTGTTTTGGTGACCAGCAGGTTGTATTGCAGAAAATGTTCTTGGTCAAACGGCTTTTCCGTCCGAGCGCTGATGACGCTGCGCCTCTCACTGCAGCCGGACACATTTCTCAACCAAAAACCCCCTAAAAACCCGCTTTCTCGCTAACTTCGCATTATAAGAGTTCGAAACAAACACTTCAGATTTACAAACAGCAAAACCAGACGCTTACCCGACTTCCAGAAAGCGGTTTAAAAGGTATAAAATCTCAGAAGTCTATGCTAACCCACATGTTACTTAACGCCCGGCCGCAGGTTGCGTTTAGCTAGCTTAGCTTGTCGCatctgctgtttgtttatttgagtgaaACAGAGTcggtttgttttcttgttttcacaAACAGGCGCTTGACTGTTTCTCAGTTGAATGAAAGCAGCTGGAAGAGTGAATTTGGAGCTGAAACCTGTAAGTTAGCTGTGCTAATGTGTTGACCAGGCCGCCTCCTGGGCCAGAGCTGGAAGCTAACAGGTGAGTCCTCGCCTGCTTCGGTCTTTGTGTTCCCTGCTGGAAGAAAACGCATCACATCACCTATAAAAAGCGTCTGTTGGTGAAATAGTCACTAATGGCATTTGGTGTTGGTATCACAGTGTTCGAGTTTAATGGTTTAACCTACCAGGTGTTCTGGGATTGACtccagatgcatttgatggGTTCCTAACGGGATCTAAATGTGTCCTCTGCCATTTACctttagaaagcaaaaccatcaggttttaatcctaatggttctttttctttccagaagtttttaaacatcacCGAATTcaaaaaacactcaacaaaTGTAATTTTCATGTTTGAGTAATGAATTGTGTTCTGACTGAATCACCTAAACCTGTCAGTTTTCTGGTCACTTTCTCTCCAGTATGACCCAGGATcagctcctctctgctctgaAGAAGGATGTTCGCTCACTGCTCATTTCAGCCAAGCATGGCCTTGCTCCAGAGAAGCTCAGGAAGGACTACCAGAACATGCTGGGACACCCAATGCCCCTCAAGGTTCTGGGCTTCCGCAGTGTTTTGGACATGGCCAAAGAAATGCCTGATGTTGTGCGTTTGGACTATGCTCTCGACGGCAGCATAGTGTTGAAAGGTAAAGCTGGCCCTCAAGAAATGAGATATTACTAGAGCTGGGCAATGGCTGCATTTACTCTTATCCCGATAAATTACATTGCAGtatgtcacagtatgcttttctgagcagtcattgggcagaaggcctTTTGGGTTCATAGATTCTgatagtgtttttaaaatggGTCACTACTTTTCTGTTCTAACtgatcagatgtcagaaaatcAAATGGTATGACACACcgtatgtaataaaaaaaagttcctgaagtatcatgatattgCATTTTGCCATGTCGCATACATCTAATACAATCTATCGGAAGGCAGCATGGTAAAATGCAGTATCATGATACTTCATGATACATACTTCTGGACTCAATCCCTAAAAAGATGTGATGTCTCGATCTGATGTTGAGAGTCGACCCTAAAGTTTTGACCTTGATTCCACACAATGACGTTCAATTTTGCCCACACGTTGTGTGATGTTTTCTGCTTTATACAAAAGTTAGTTCTGCTAATCAAGCTgattagaacgcttctcaaccaaccATGCTGTTATTTAGCCGCCatatcacaggtttttcacaaacactgtgtcGCTCTGCTGAGATgccattgctaagcaacgactttgagaggagacgctcaagctatttgaacatttgggcagtcatgggctggaggttagggaaccagcctcgtgaccggaaggtcgccggttcgatccccagagccgacagcacatgactgaggtgtccttgagcaagacacctaacccccaactgctccccgggcgctgtggattgggctgcccactgctccgggcaagtgtgctcactgccccctagtgtgtgtgtgtgctcactagagtgtatgaggtgtttcacttcacggatggcttaaatgcggagatggaatttccctgttgcgggactaataagggtcatttaatcttaatttttcttcttgctttgccacaaacagaaatggATACTTTGAAGATTGTATTGGACCGGTGTCTGACTTGTGTGTGATGTTATTTcttgataacacactccctcccgtgttctattgcttaaatgaCTAGCCTGTCTAAAAAACATTGATAGTTCTGCTGTATTTTACTATAGCCAAAGTGGAAAACAGAGTACAGTATAATATTTCAAACTAAAATTTGATTATAATCAAGCAACATTGTTGGCACCAAAAAGTCTTCCGACCCGAAGGTGTTGAGTCAGGGATATGTTACCCCCAACCAACTGGCTAAGTTAATTTAACTACCCAGATTTCCTgtcaaatataataaatattataatctTTTGTTCTTCTCTATATCTTGGTTTTGGCATCAAGATTATTGTTTGGAATCCATTCCTTAATTTCTGGAATCAGACAGCTCTAACAGTGAAAGTGAGGTCTGTATTCATGATGCCTCTCAGAGTAGGAgtactgatctaggatcagatttctttctcatttACGATGACTTTGCTTACAGGAGCAGATCCTAGATCAGCTGTCAAACTCTGAAAATGATCATGAATACTGACCGTagcctttaaaggggaattccaccaatttttcaaaatttcagaagTTCCAGGTGGAAGTGACTACAGTGCAGATATAGCATAGTATTTACTATTCAGAAAAGGCCAGTGAATCTACCCCTGaattctgagtttttatatgtaatgttgataatggtaaaatactgtTAAATCTGAAGAAATTAGTTTCCcttgggactgttttgcctaATGGTCTGCTACAatgatttgattaaaaaaaaagtcacaggcATCAGGCAACGCATCTGTCACTTGTTCgtaatgtatttgttttatgtaGTATCCTGTAAGGGAGCGTTTGAAGCCATTTAaaacttcagatgtctggttcccatcaccacctctgCTCCCTTTGAAAGGAACATTTATCAAACCACTCTTGATATCTCAAATtctaaattttaaattaaaattcagtCCCTCATCTACAGTCTTGTTAGTCACATCATAAATTACCTAAGAGTTATAATTTTAAGATAGTAATGTCCAGAAACagaagtttttttgtttgtttgttcatttgttttttaagtCCCcaataaaaaattttaaacCTACTAAATTTTGAATTCTTGTTTCTAGCAATTGGAGATGAGACCACAAAAGGCATTGAAGAGCTTGTCTCCAAACAGCGTGACCACAGGCCTAAATCCTCCACTAAAAGAAGCTCAGTGGGCATTTTCCCATCCCGTTTCCCACAGCACCAGCACCCGTTCATCCTCCCTCGCCGTGGCCGTACCCCCCCTGCCCTGCCCGCTCAGCTGCGCACCCAGCTTCGGCAGCTGCTGTCCCATGGCCCCGTAGGGTTATCTGAGCTGGAGACACGGTACGCAGGCCGCTTCGGCAGGCCTCTCCAGGTCATGCATTATGGCTTCTTCTCCATTGCTGAGATGCTGGCTGCTGCCTCGGATTTAATCACAGTGAGGCAGACTCGGATGGGGTCGCAGCTGATCCTGAAGGCTGCCCTCACTCCCGTCAAGCAGATGCCCACTCTTGCTGCGGCTTTCTCAAAGAAGCCTGCAATGATATCAAGCTCCCCTACAAGACCACCAGGTGTGCTAATAAAACATTctatgtctgtttattttatgttaaaataaattatttatgttCCAGTAAGTTTCCCATCAGACATTTTAGGACTTtggggatttttaaaaaaaggtttaatcCAAATGAGTATTTCTTTATCAGTTTTCAATAACTTATTAACATATTGAAGACCACAGGTTTGTATAGAGCAAATTAGTATCATGATTTTTTGTGGTATTGCTGCTTTTGGGACAAGGCTTTCAGATTATTAAACCTTCTTTAGACGAAGAgtttaaatatgcatttaacattcagtttggaaaaagaaaactgtcaaatcatgTGGTGCATAATTTGATTCCcccaatttttttattttgattttgaccAATGTGTGTAGCAATTTCATAAGGTAAATAAAGTGAGGCAGGTAAGAGAACAGATGctatatttaaactctgcagcTACACCAGTACCAAAATGTCATTGTGCTTAAAAGCCAGTTGCCTTTTACTCTCAATGTAGCACTTTaatttcatgttatttaaatacgcaactgttttttcatttaatataatttaaaaatgccagttTGGCCCATGTAACTTCGGCTGTAAAAAGTACTGGAGTACTTGTTTCTTGTGTTCACTTAGACCATACAGTGTAAGAATTCGGTATTTAAattaatgaatgagtgagtgaattaaatacataaattaatTGGATATTAATGGTGTGTAGATTCTAAAAAGCAAGGTATCCTGGTCTTTAGAAGGTAGAGTTTATCTTACCTAAACCCCAGTTGCATGCAATGTGTTCTTCTGTATATATTTGAATGAATGCTTGAAAGTTTTTCAGTCTGATGAGGCGATATGATGGGACATGGTATAATAACACTTTTGCCTCATCAGTCACACATCATGGGCGTCCGTTACATATAATTTGAGCAGATAGCACAACGAGGCAACAGCGATACGTGTCCATCATAGAGGTGCACCATATGTGTTCATCATGTCTTTTGTTCACCATGCAAATTATTGCTTTTTCTTTGCACAAAAAGCTTTTCAAGAACAAGCAGTGCTCAGCAATGTAAAGACTGAACTGCAGGACAACCTTAATGTGGCTGCAGCTGTCAAAGTGCAGGAAGCTAAACCAGCCGGCATTATTCCAGAGCCCCTGCAGGATCAGCAGTCGTTTGAAAAGTCTGTTGCAAAGGTTTGTCAGATGGTTCTTTGGTTTATCATTGTATTTACTAAGAGGTTAGAATCTGCTGGTCTAGGATAGTTTTTGCTTTGTCGtaataaatgcataaacatCATAGAGCAGAACTCTTCCTGAAATGTGATGCGAGCCCTATTCTTTTATTCCGTTTTAGCTTGAGGAACAGTTCAAGCAGAGGATTCTTGAAAATGGGGATGCAGGTACAGTCAGCCAAGAGCTGAAAGATAAGCTTCGAAAGGTCAGTAGTATAGTATGTCACTGCAAAATGGACACTTGCTTTTGCTAATTTCTCTCAGTACTATAATAACTGTTGTTACGATGCATATGTTGTTAGGTTGTGGCAGGACACAGTCAGGGAATGTCCATCCACAACCTTCCTTTAGAATACAAGGTAATATCTTGTGCAACTGTTTGCTTATAAAATACCCACTTGTCATACAAAATGAACTCATtttaatttcttattttctcATTCAAGAAAATGTATGATGAGGACCTGCCTGTGGCCCAGTGTGGCTTTCTGAACGTGACTGAAATGGTTGGAGCCCTCAGTGACACGTTCTACCTACAGCCAGGACGAGAGGAGGGAGCAAAGCACTTACTCATCATGGAGCTCAAACATGATGATGCGCAACCAGGTTTTATGTCCACTACATGATTGACTTGGCCACGATTTACTGATCACAAAGTAAATTAAGCAACAGTTCATTTGTATGTAGCAGCTGAACTGAACATTGTCAGGCGTAATATTTTGGAAGCAAGTATGCACATTTGACATTAGAAAAGACTCGAATCCAACATCCAGTTCTCAAAGAAAATACTGGATCTAATATCAGAGGAAATGATAACAAATCCAGTCTGATTCTGTAACATATCTAAGATTGATTTCATTATATTTGGCCTGTGTAAGCATTATACAGTTAAAATACCTGAATATATTTGAACTGTAAGGGATGTGTTTGTGATAGTTTAACTGAAGATTAATTGTGTGATTAAAAATTTTTGACCATGGAACTATTACATGCTCATCTTCAATAAAGTGCTTTAGTTTTAAAGCTTAGTTTTTAAGGGAAAAACAATTATCTTAATAACTACATCAGCCAATACATAAGGTTTAGGTGTCCAAAAAAAGTGAGGCTGTGCTTGGGCTTCTACATAAAATAAATGGCATGCACACTATTATACAAGTATACACATTACATTATCCTCTCCTGGTGGCTCTGTACTGCAAATGAGCAGTGTTGTCTGTTTGCCAGCCTTGTCACAAAGTGACGAATGTCTGTCATCACTGAATCCTTCCAATGAGGGCTACTACTTCAGCTGCAGCAAGTCAGCCTGGGAGCAGGAGGACGAGGGAGGCGAGACCACCGAATCTTCAGAATCTGATACTGAGATCAGGATCATCAACAAGACCATCCATCAGGTTCTTTTTCATATTAAGCTCAATTCAGGCAATTAAGAGACTTTAATAGTTTGCTGTtcttgttgatttttaaaagtatatCCAAAATTCAAAAACAGCTCACAGCTGTTCCagcatttataataataattatctgTCTTACTCTATAGTCTAAACTCCAGTGCATTTTGAGAGATATTTTTCTGCAAGAAAATGTTAGTCTAAATATTGATAACAGCTTTTAATTTCTTCACGTGGTCATCTTAGATTAGGGGTTGGCAAACAAGGCCTAAAACACTACCACCACAGTCCAGTTTTTGCTTAAACCCAGCTCCCAACACAGAGCAATGGAGCAGAGGTGGGGAATTGTGCAGGGCTCAGTAATTTGCCTAATTAATCTGGTTGACTCATAATTTAATTAGCAAGTTTATTTTGGACATTAGAGAAATCACCAGTCTGTGATAGACTCTGGCCCTCAGTACCGAACTCTGGTatacagcaaaaatgtggaccaggAGGGGCCTTGAGGACCAGCTTGGCAACCACTGTCTTAGACTGCATTCTTGCATATATTACTTTGTGCTGACTCACATTGCTGAAAGATGATTAATTTTTTTCTATCAAAATAGCACTTTGGTAACAATTTTCAAATTGCTTATGGCTTATGTAATTAACACAGTTGTCTTAAGTTTTAAGATGGGAAATTTGACTTTATAAGATGGAGCTTGTGAAGCACCTGTAGATAAATAATACCAGTTGAAAGCAACCAATAGACCGGTGTGCCTTGTGCATGAAAACAGAACCACAACTAACTGGCAAAAAATGGTGGCATTCAAGCATCAAGCCAGAAAAAGGATATTTTGGTGttcttggccaaaaaacagGCCTTTATACataataatcacaatttaaattgCTAACACAATATCAGACAGAACAGTCACAGTTACATACTTCCCCACATCGTTCAGCCATAATTACTCAGGCTTGTTGTTTTCAGATGGTGGACATATTTCCAGTGACAATGCTGAGCTGTGGCTCAGGGGTTCCTCTGGATGCATTGCAGTGCCAGAAGCTGAAGCCTCCTACTCGCAGGAAAGACAGGGAGCTGGTGCCCGTCCTGGTGGAGAGGACGGAGTCACCCAGCCTCTTCTATGTCCGTATTGACGAGAACCAGGAGGCCAGGCCCCTGGAGAATATGATGATTGAAATGAGgttatttttttagattttatatcGATGTGAAGTAATATTAATAAGTGCTTCTTAATGTTGCACACAAGGCAGGGGgttattaatgatttttactATGAAGGTAACCTTCATTGGGTTGCTGAATTtgtgtagttatttattttcagtttttctgacTGCACTGACTCTGCATTGATGAAATGTGCAGGCACAAGAATTGTAAGGAACATCACACAATATAGATGGAGCCATTTTTGGGGCTATAGGACCAACAGTGTTGTGGTTGCAACAGTCACAAACGACAGTGAGCACAGCATTTAGCTTTTATTGTGTTTGGGAGTGCACAATTACAGCTTCCTGTAATAGTTGCTTAACGAGGGATTGTAAGCTAACAGGGATGGAAAGGTCTAAGTATATAAGAAGGCTTGCCTGTTCTATCATGTAGGTTTTACAGACATCTTGTTAATTGTCTTGAAAGCTCCTCTGTGATCATAGTCCTTTCTCTCACAACCAGACACCTCAAGTTTCCCAAAAGTGTACAAAGGTTATCACAATACAATAGAATGAGTCTGACTTTGAAGTTACCTTTTAGGAAGCAGGACTTGGTTTTGGTTCAATTGTGAGattgtgtgttgttttgtagGAGCTGTTACACCTGCCCAGAGGTAACTGAGCGGTACCGGCTCCCAGATGTGTATGTTCGGCCTGGCCAGGTGTGCTGTGTGGCTCCCAGAGACATGTGGTTCTACCGTGTGGTCATCCACCAGGTTCTCAGTACCACTGAGGTGGAGGTATACTATGTGGACTTTGGAGACCTCACTACCGTCAGTAGAAACAGCCTCCGGTTTCTCAAGTAAGTTCTTCATACACTACAGTGACCCCTTACCTTTATTAGAAATTGAACAGTTCATTTGTCTTGAATATACAATGTGTTGTTAGATATGAATCACCTAATGGAACTAGTAACTCACTACATAACTGACTTATTGATGATTAGCAGTCAAATAGCTTTTGATGCTTCATAAGAAGTTTTTCGCATCACTGACATTGTACATCCTTGTTGTTTCTGTACACTGGCTGTAATGCGtttcaaaaatatgtttacCCTTTAAAACATCGcactatgtattttttttcccccctcattttttacttttctgcaggTCATGCTATGCTGAGCTTCCAGCACAAGCTGTTCCATCTGTACTTGCTGGAGTAAAGCCAATAAAGGTAGAGTAAGCTGCCTTCTTTACCTATCTAAGCATTTGTCAGTTTGGAGTAGAGCCCCAAGGCCGTCATATGCTAGCAGTCATTTCATGGTGGATACATCTACTTCTTCTTCCAACATACAATTATCTGAGAGCTGTGAAGAGGCGGTTTAGTGCTGTCTTCTTTTGCACTGCATGGCCAATTACTGTCATTCTTCTTTGTTCCACTGTGAAATTGCTTGATACTATGTTATTGCGTTCATAAAGGCTGATTCTGTGGCTGAGAGCAGGTGCTTGTTCAGCACAAGTTACTGCAGATCTTTAAGGCATCAACAAACGCTTCATTCTGTTCAAGCAGTGCCTTGTGAAAAGTGTTAATATGCAGTTAAGACAAAATCAAGACAGAAGCGAGAATTACCatgcacaataaaaaaacactgtaacatgtaaaaaaaatcattgccTGTAGTAATAAAATGACACACACATGATACAAATTCATGATATTTAGGCAAAAGTGATTTTCCAAAGATGGTATTTGTCCCCCACCTTTATAACTGGCTCAACTTTGGACCATACTTATAAGGGCCCATATCCATAAGCAGTGACtattacatgaccattttccagcctcacTTAATCCCTCAAaattaaactggctgtttttgtttctgtgccctTAAAGACTTGAATATTTAAATGATCTCTGTCCTGACTGGTTGATCTGCATTATGCCTCACAATACAGTCCAGGTTATAACACTCGTTCTAAAACAACTGGAGTTGCAAAGTTGGAATAAAAGGCAGTTATAAGTTTTCATAACAAAAACGGTGAGTTTAAAACAGACAGCTTTTGTGTCTTAGCTTACATGTATGGGCTGATGAGTAGATAGAATGTCCTGAAGCTTTATCAGTGTTTACTACATGtaacctggaaataaacaatacattttagaactttaaaaaattgaaatcaaagaaaagttatgacaagaaaaaaaaacaaatattggaCAAGATTCAACACCATTGTTGGGACACTGTTTGAAGTTTGAAGGTGTATTTGATCTCAGAGGCTTCTTTCTTGATGTGTGGGGTCCAGCTAAAGTGCACATGGTCATTAAAGCAGAAGGGGGACTTAtaaaatactaagaaattctaaaaataacatatttcaaAGATTTTACTTTTCACTTAAACTGTTATACTGATGATAATTtaaatttgtaatgaaaaacctttaaattagaaaagaatgcaCAATTGAAGCATTTTCAGTGGTGCTTTGGTCTTTTGGACCCCATGGTATATACTGGACATGAAATCTTCTGGAGGTGGGACATGTCACGGAATCAAATGACTGGcttgtgtgcttatttttattttctcaaaaatatacataaataaagattatttaaaaaatgaaaatatataccTTAATAAAGATTCATAGCACAGTATCTACCAATACATTAATTCATCATTAATGGGCTTTGCTGGCAGCATCAAAAGTGTCAAAACCTCACCTGAACAGCCTATAGATCTATATCATTTGTGCAGATtggttttcaaaatgtctgctcAAAGCTTCAGTCTCTAATTTGTCAGTTTGTGTTCATCACAGGGCACTTGGACTAAGGATGCCACCAATACTTTCCAGAAGCTGTGCTGTGAGCACACCCTAGTGGCTGCAGTCCACAGCTACGTGGAGGACTTCCTACTGCTCTTCCTGTGCGACACCCACACTGAAGAGGACATCTACATACACAGGGCACTTCAGGCTGAGGGCCATGCTATAGCCTGCTCTCCTGCTAGCACACCGGTCAAAGATCCGTCTTTCTCTTTACTTA
This Pygocentrus nattereri isolate fPygNat1 chromosome 15, fPygNat1.pri, whole genome shotgun sequence DNA region includes the following protein-coding sequences:
- the tdrd5 gene encoding tudor domain-containing protein 5, with protein sequence MTQDQLLSALKKDVRSLLISAKHGLAPEKLRKDYQNMLGHPMPLKVLGFRSVLDMAKEMPDVVRLDYALDGSIVLKAIGDETTKGIEELVSKQRDHRPKSSTKRSSVGIFPSRFPQHQHPFILPRRGRTPPALPAQLRTQLRQLLSHGPVGLSELETRYAGRFGRPLQVMHYGFFSIAEMLAAASDLITVRQTRMGSQLILKAALTPVKQMPTLAAAFSKKPAMISSSPTRPPAFQEQAVLSNVKTELQDNLNVAAAVKVQEAKPAGIIPEPLQDQQSFEKSVAKLEEQFKQRILENGDAGTVSQELKDKLRKVVAGHSQGMSIHNLPLEYKKMYDEDLPVAQCGFLNVTEMVGALSDTFYLQPGREEGAKHLLIMELKHDDAQPALSQSDECLSSLNPSNEGYYFSCSKSAWEQEDEGGETTESSESDTEIRIINKTIHQMVDIFPVTMLSCGSGVPLDALQCQKLKPPTRRKDRELVPVLVERTESPSLFYVRIDENQEARPLENMMIEMRSCYTCPEVTERYRLPDVYVRPGQVCCVAPRDMWFYRVVIHQVLSTTEVEVYYVDFGDLTTVSRNSLRFLKSCYAELPAQAVPSVLAGVKPIKGTWTKDATNTFQKLCCEHTLVAAVHSYVEDFLLLFLCDTHTEEDIYIHRALQAEGHAIACSPASTPVLAQFNPITLYLGDGQLEEIKEHFTPSLGNTNGQNINDRPQQAPSTVLTDGVENQQPGKDTEDLPELPELEFINVAQGEKANPFGALLTKDPACFNNWDPGWTDKSSTDDESKLVLSCQEDTANTVLLSSAPSVKLTSEPQPSCGDTTQAQPTASTLRTLSFHTPGLIHSCRGHMDMSAEIFHSPLSSLIYPAFNTGSLDPDALFLRHASPLALCPAARMAAGSSLLHWYPHKRA